The sequence TTGTTTACCATACTTTAAGAACGAAAGAGAATGCATTTATGCTGACAAACAACTAACTGAAATCAATAGAAAAGAAACTGAAAGCACTCTGAATGCACATGAATGTTAGTGAATTCATTTCATTCAGTTTATCATATCCTTGCAGAGTCCAAAAAACAGTCAAATGAATCAGTTTATTAAAGACCCACATAATCCTTGGTCATAGCAATTTCAactgttgaaaaatattattgggAACATCGTAACTTGGCCATTCAGGAATCAATTCACTCATGCTTAAAAGTCTATATAAACCATTTCAAATGTAGCAGAATTACATAACATCACTTCAAGATAATCCTTACAAATTAAAGTAGCATTCGAGAAAGGAGTTGCAACTAGAAACAATGGGTCGCCGGCCGTCAATGGAACATAAAAGTAGGCGATTCCGGCAGCACTCAACCCCTAGGTAGGAGAGTCCTTTCCAGCGATTCTTCAAGATAATACTTCCAAGTACCATCAATGACAAGAAGCTGGTAAGGCAAACACGCGATCCTTGTCCGATCTAAATGCATGGAAGAGAGTATTtgattactttttatttagtaaaatgTCTCTATAATCCTTTTTCTGCTTCATGTATCTGGCTATGGAtggtatatttaattttgagcACTTGCAGGGTCTTCCATTGAAGTTTGTGAAGGAATATGGGAATGAACTTGCAAATATTGCTAAACTCACTGTATCATCCAATGGCCGTGTTTGGAGAGTGGGACtgacaaaagaaaggaatcaCACTTGGTATCTTCATAATGGTTGGCATGAATTTGCAAGCTACCATTCTATCTGCTATGGATACTTTTTAGTATTCGAGTACAAGGGTATGTCTAATTTCAAGGTTTTCATATTCGACATGAGTGCTTGTGAGATTCCATACTGGTGTAATAAAGATCCACCAAGTAATATGAAGCAATGATCATTACGTAAATCTGATGAAATGGGAGATGATGCTTCCTCTGAGATTTTGGATTCTAATCCAAATCCAAGTGCAAGCAAATGTACATCAAGGAAAATGGACTATACCTTACCACCAAAGAATCTGCCTACACCTATATATGCTGCTTTCGGAGACAAACAAGAATATCAGAGAACGGGCAAGAGTTGTAAAATGGAAGAGGAGGATGACATGGTCCAGAATGGAAATTTCAACGATGCGAAATCTAAAGCTAAATTTGGTAAATATCCCCATTTTTATGATGTATTCTCTCCTTACGGTGATGCTATTGCGAATCAGTTGTCAATCTATAAGTCAACTTATTTTCTCAATGTGATGACGAAACAGAAATCTTTACCAGCATTAAATTCCATAGCACATTATCAAGAATGCCTCAAGAAAGCAAGAATGCAGTGGAAAAAGTACTAAAGTATCTGCCTACACCTTTTTGGAAATCATACTGGAGAGCTATCTCCGTGATAAGGTTATGGTATGTCCCTGCAATAGTGCACTAGTTCAACTTCTTTGAGtatcactttctttctttttttcttcttcaatatGTTTATTTGCAAATTGTAAttgttgttgaattttgcagaTCGTTCCAGCCTCATTTGCTAGGATATATATGCGGGGTGCTTCAAAGGATATCAGAGTAAAGAGTAGTAAAGGTGATGGAAGAGAGCGGGCAGTCCAGAGTGATTGGATTAGGAGAGGTGGATGTTTGCGCTTAAACGGATGGGCTGAATTTTACAATGACAATTATTTGGTGGAAGCAGATGTTTGTCTCTTTGAGCTGATTCACATGAGGAATATTGTCCTTAAAGCTTCAGTGTTTCCTGCATATTTGGAGTAAATTTGATCAAATTTGTGTCGATGATTGGTTATGTTCATGAAAGAAGTAGAAAGTAGTCGAATCTTTTTTTGTTGGGCtctgttcttttattttttgctgaTATGATGTAGTACAAGGAATTTGCAAGCGTATCAGTAATAGGCTTGCTAATGTGACCTTAATCAAGAGCTAGTAGTAACAAAGTTCAAAGGTTTATCTGTTCTTGAGAAAAACTCAGTATGTTTTTTAGAGTTATTTCCTTTTAGTGCTTAATAAGATGAATTAAATGCTATTTACCGTTGGATTCTGATCCAATATATAAGTtgtttttttgaatttttttattatataaaatccttttaaatttttatacaatCAACCACTATCTTATTCGTGTAAAGTCAATAtcgttaaaaaataaaataataatctataattataatttcatctataaatttattattaaatataaaattcatttaaaattaattattttaatcaaattagaataaaaatttatttattattaaatataaaactcatccaaaatgattatagtatctagaaaaattaattaatattattttacttactctagtttttatatttttaattattttaattggaataaaatttaaacattttaaacaatttaaatttatgataatataattaattattatataatttaattttaaattataatgtaaaataaatattttgattaagaaattatttctaataaactataatttttaattcaatttattaaaaagataaataatcatttcatgctaatgaatatcaTTTATGGAGAAATTTATACATCTTACTAGAAGACATAAATGAAAATCATAGTAAACCTAGGCTTATTATGATTACTCCTTGAGGCATATATATCCCTACCATTGAATCTGAGCAAAAACCTGGACGCTGTCGTGTCATCACCACAcaccagaaaaaaaaaatgctaagATATCTCAAGATTgctcttaaaataaaaaggatgtCGCCATCTAAAATGGATAATTTCACTGATATACATTTTCtctaatatttctttttttgaaggAAGAACAACAAtgaaattcttcttttatttacaAGATCTCAGCTTGTACACCTTTCTTCTTGCTACAATCCTTCTCTCACTAGCCATAAAATATGCCAacagaaacaagaaaaacatCAAGAACCCACCAGAACCATCAGGGTCATGGCCGTTCATTGGTCACTTGCATCTTCTTAGTGACTCTAACCAGCTACTGCACAGAACTCTGGGGTCCATGGCTGATGAGCTTGGACCAATCTTCTCTATCCGCCTTGGAGTTCATCAAGCAGTTGTCATAAGCAATTGGGAACTGGCAAAAGAATGTTTTACTATCAATGATAAGGTATTTCAGACACGTCCAGAATCTTTAGCAGTAAAAATCATGGGCTATGATCAGGTTATGTTTGGTTTTGCGCCTTATGGAAAATACTGGCGTGATGTCAGGAAGCTAGCGACAGTTGAACTTCTTTCAAACCGCAGGCTCGAGTTGCTGAAGCATGTCAGAGACAGAGAAACCAAgttatttttcaaagaattgTATCAGGAGTCAGTAAAGAATGGAGGGGGAAATACTGTTATTGAAATGAAGGAAAGATTTGAAGAACTGGCAATGAACATTATAGTAAAAATGATTGCTGGGAAGAGATTCTTTGGTGGTAATGGAATTAGAGATGAGGAATCGAGGCGATTCTCTAAGGCATTAGGAGATTTCATGCAGTTAACCGGGTTGGTGTTGGCTTCAGATACAGTTCCTTTTCTTGGTTGGGTGGATTCCATGAGGGGatatataagtgaaatgaagAGGACAGCAATGGAGTTGGATAGTTTGTTAAGGAGGTGGGTAAAGGAGCATAGAGAAAAGAGGCTCGAAGGGAGCATCAAGGAGGAAGAGCAAGATTTCATACATGTTATGCTTTCTGTCACGGATGATGGCAAGATTTCTGCTGATGCAATTGATTCCATCATTAAGGCTACTTGCTTGTT comes from Ricinus communis isolate WT05 ecotype wild-type chromosome 5, ASM1957865v1, whole genome shotgun sequence and encodes:
- the LOC8275543 gene encoding B3 domain-containing transcription factor VRN1 is translated as MGDDASSEILDSNPNPSASKCTSRKMDYTLPPKNLPTPIYAAFGDKQEYQRTGKSCKMEEEDDMVQNGNFNDAKSKAKFGKYPHFYDHIIKNASRKQECSGKSTKVSAYTFLEIILESYLRDKVMIVPASFARIYMRGASKDIRVKSSKGDGRERAVQSDWIRRGGCLRLNGWAEFYNDNYLVEADVCLFELIHMRNIVLKASVFPAYLE
- the LOC125368593 gene encoding cytochrome P450 CYP82H23-like, which gives rise to MKFFFYLQDLSLYTFLLATILLSLAIKYANRNKKNIKNPPEPSGSWPFIGHLHLLSDSNQLLHRTLGSMADELGPIFSIRLGVHQAVVISNWELAKECFTINDKVFQTRPESLAVKIMGYDQVMFGFAPYGKYWRDVRKLATVELLSNRRLELLKHVRDRETKLFFKELYQESVKNGGGNTVIEMKERFEELAMNIIVKMIAGKRFFGGNGIRDEESRRFSKALGDFMQLTGLVLASDTVPFLGWVDSMRGYISEMKRTAMELDSLLRRWVKEHREKRLEGSIKEEEQDFIHVMLSVTDDGKISADAIDSIIKATCLLSI